From Drosophila virilis strain 15010-1051.87 chromosome X, Dvir_AGI_RSII-ME, whole genome shotgun sequence, the proteins below share one genomic window:
- the LOC26531586 gene encoding uncharacterized protein: MPFPIHPPKQMPCPHWQHFPISPVDSKPAPFGSSSNNDAAAPVNKPPEPVSYRYCAHCKAAGKDVGDISKD; the protein is encoded by the coding sequence ATGCCGTTTCCCATACATCCACCCAAGCAAATGCCCTGCCCACACTGGCAGCACTTTCCCATTAGCCCGGTTGACAGCAAGCCGGCGCCATttggaagcagcagcaacaacgatgcGGCTGCGCCAGTTAACAAGCCACCGGAGCCGGTGTCCTATCGCTACTGTGCCCACTGCAAGGCAGCTGGCAAGGATGTGGGCGACATCAGTAAGGACTGA
- the por gene encoding protein-serine O-palmitoleoyltransferase porcupine, with protein sequence MDYQYYDEPDYADEEDEGSGGVGGGSDIVYVDQDSTKSQSNSDYDDDDFENVANRLWESYEHCILPSLSQVTSYIVPLLLGCLLCRLLSTLYARRARLVTSVTNVAASCSCSWQEANSLKLAPLHLINALCGAGVLYATLGQKMLILLLLSGISFVLLQLVRLGKGQRAAVAIAALSIGSQFLYELAIWQKRDDWPQLRGLQMVTNMKVISLAFDLTASGAPGLRMPSIHAYLGYIYNPASCALGPWLSYARYLDSLHKKPPLRRNLFHMLVNVLLSLVALVISNCIAPALGELHVPEVEYTTRHSDLAHWLLMYTGAMSVRTSHYFVSFLSQAQLAAAGQQLDTTTTPHSSSEELLGELVVRPWHIEWPRSLSALVRCWNVPMHEWLKRYVYSTSKLEPRSRPNTIVAVFCTYVVSSLLHGMDFRIYLVLLSLATFAEGETMLRRHLARLFNACVAANPCPGAERCRYAYCPQQRGWLCASSWLVGLINLAFTLLAIFHLAYLGVVLLNETLVMESDNELPFLYHWASAGYLSHYVGIGMFVLYLFIS encoded by the coding sequence ATGGACTATCAGTACTACGACGAGCCAGACTATGCAGACGAGGAGGATGAGGGCAGCGGTGGcgttggcggcggcagcgacatTGTCTACGTTGACCAAGACTCCACGAAGAGTCAGTCCAACAGTGATTACGATGACGACGATTTCGAGAATGTGGCGAATCGTTTGTGGGAAAGCTACGAGCACTGCATACTGCCCTCGCTGAGCCAGGTGACAAGCTACATCGTGCCCCTGCTGCTGGGCTGTTTGCTGTGCCGGCTGCTTAGCACGCTCTATGCACGCCGCGCACGACTCGTGACCAGCGTGACCAACGTCgccgccagctgcagctgcagctggcaagAGGCGAACAGTCTGAAGCTGGCGCCGCTGCATCTCATCAATGCGCTGTGCGGCGCAGGAGTGCTATACGCAACACTGGGCCAGAAGATGCTGATCCTGCTGTTGCTCAGCGGCATTAGctttgtgctgctgcagctggtgcGCCTGGGCAAAGGGCAGCGCGCCGCCGTGGCCATTGCTGCGCTCAGCATTGGCAGTCAATTCCTCTACGAGCTGGCCATTTGGCAGAAGCGCGACGACTGGCCGCAGCTGCGCGGTCTGCAGATGGTTACCAacatgaaggtcatatcgctggcCTTCGACTTGACGGCGAGTGGCGCGCCAGGACTGCGCATGCCGAGCATTCACGCCTACCTGGGCTACATTTATAATCCGGCCAGCTGCGCGTTGGGGCCCTGGCTAAGCTACGCTCGCTACTTGGACTCGCTGCACAAAAAGCCGCCGTTGCGGCGCAATCTGTTCCATATGTTGGTCAACGTGCTGCTCAGCCTGGTGGCGCTGGTCATCTCCAATTGCATTGCGCCCGCCCTGGGCGAGTTGCATGTGCCGGAGGTGGAATACACGACGCGCCACAGCGATCTCGCACACTGGCTGCTCATGTACACGGGCGCGATGAGCGTGCGGACCAGCCACTATTTTGTGAGCTTTCTCAGCCAAGCGCAGCTGGCGGCTGCCGGTCAGCAGTTGGACACAACAACGACGCCGCACAGCAGCTCCGAGGAGCTGCTCGGTGAGCTGGTCGTGCGTCCCTGGCACATTGAATGGCCGCGCTCCTTGAGTGCCCTAGTGCGCTGCTGGAATGTGCCCATGCACGAATGGCTCAAGCGCTATGTCTACTCAACATCCAAGCTGGAGCCGCGCTCCCGCCCAAACACCATAGTGGCCGTCTTCTGCACATATGTGGTGTCGTCTCTGCTGCACGGCATGGACTTCCGCATCTATCTGGTGCTACTCTCGCTGGCCACCTTTGCCGAGGGCGAGACAATGCTGCGTCGTCATCTGGCCCGGCTTTTCAATGCCTGCGTCGCCGCCAATCCCTGTCCCGGCGCTGAACGCTGTCGCTATGCCTATTGCCCGCAGCAACGTGGCTGGCTCTGTGCGAGCTCCTGGCTGGTTGGGCTTATCAATTTGGCCTTCACACTGCTCGCAATATTCCATCTGGCCTATCTGGGCGTCGTGTTGCTGAACGAGACTCTCGTCATGGAATCGGATAACGAGCTGCCCTTCCTCTACCACTGGGCATCGGCTGGCTATCTCAGCCACTACGTGGGCATCGGCATGTTTGTGCTGTATCTGTTCATATCGTAA